Proteins from a genomic interval of Zingiber officinale cultivar Zhangliang chromosome 1B, Zo_v1.1, whole genome shotgun sequence:
- the LOC122005098 gene encoding E3 ubiquitin protein ligase RIE1-like — MEDFFWLGRGGGGGANGGVIFRSTSSLHLQRRPRGGGRVSWNFPSFLVRATAGRFVASPMLADATPDTDARQIADPPYNWGYSKPVVVLDVAWNSLFVLVSAAVLLWASRERPETPIRAWVLGYAVQCLLHVGFVCCEYSRRLRMRERRSRWVALMEEEEEEEFEADQEESRAVKKLESLNAIMSLFWWMLGFYWIVVGGQALLQDAPRLYWLTVVFLAFDMFFAVFCVMLACAVGIALCCCLPCLIAFVHAIVGQEGASDTNLSNLPRFRYCQNNQLHKLGQENENEISITIAEEDSSLMDLCLPPEDSECCICLSNYEDGVELHSLPCNHYFHSDCIVKWLKISATCPLCKFNILRGS, encoded by the exons ATGGAAGATTTCTTCTGGCTCGGCCGGGGTGGAGGCGGCGGCGCTAATGGCGGAGTCATCTTCAGGTCAACCTCCTCCTTACACCTCCAGCGCCGACCTCGCGGTGGCGGCAGGGTCAGCTGGAATTTTCCTAGCTTCCTCGTGCGCGCGACCGCTGGGCGGTTTGTGGCCTCGCCAATGCTGGCTGATGCAACGCCGGATACGGACGCCCGCCAGATAGCGGATCCACCCTACAACTGGGGTTACTCCAAGCCAGTTGTCGTTCTCGATGTGGCATGGAACTCCTTGTTCGTGTTGGTCTCCGCGGCGGTTCTGCTCTGGGCGTCGAGGGAGAGGCCTGAGACGCCGATTAGGGCTTGGGTGTTAGGTTACGCAGTGCAATGCTTGCTTCATGTGGGATTTGTTTGTTGCGAGTATAGTAGGAGACTGCGGATGAGGGAGAGAAGGAGCCGATGGGTTGCGTTgatggaggaggaagaggaggaggagttcGAAGCGGATCAGGAGGAGAGCAG GGCTGTTAAGAAATTGGAGTCCCTTAATGCAATAATGTCATTGTTCTGGTGGATGCTTGGTTTCTATTGGATAGTTGTTGGTGGCCAGGCTCTTCTACAAGATGCACCTCGTCTCTATTG GTTGACCGTGGTGTTTCTAGCATTTGACATGTTCTTTGCAGTATTTTGTGTCATGTTGGCTTGTGCTGTTGGGATAGCCCTCTGCTGTTGCCTGCCGTGCCTTATAGCTTTCGTTCATGCTATTGTGGGCCAAGAAGGTGCTTCTGATACCAACCTCAGCAACCTTCCCAGGTTCCGTTACTGTCAGAACAATCAACTACACAAACTTGGccaagaaaatgaaaatgaaatttCCATCACAATAGCAGAGGAGGATTCTTCCCTGATGGATCTTTGCCTCCCTCCAGAAGATTCG gaATGCTGCATTTGCCTCTCTAATTACGAAGATGGCGTGGAGCTACACTCACTTCCCTGCAACCATTACTTCCATTCAGATTGCATTGTTAAATGGCTCAAGATTAGTGCCACATGCCCCCTCTGCAAGTTCAATATACTCAGAGGATCATGA
- the LOC121982522 gene encoding mediator of RNA polymerase II transcription subunit 4-like translates to MMQSHATPIPPSPARLGLTATAHSPSLPPNPNPSANPNPKPTLPSSSSSTAGQNSAPAISSALLSLLPPLPRAQSILPQLAALASKLFDLSPNRSVWLAAYRGNLPNFSNELKSSATVPLPASTKDLLAHFASLQDQLSDAIAELQKILDLQDTRAKVAREVVSKDSALLAFTKKIREAEQVLDQLVDDYADYRSDPKRPRYDGNSCYTSSSLDLEDILSYAHRISYTTFAPPEHGAGLAPLRGALPPAPQENEMRASQLYHFADLDIGLPKKAAPEAKERAADGVPEISLQPTPPREDVPVAILPPLLPIAVPPGWRKGMPVELPTELPPVPPGWKPGDPVTLPLDGVVVGNKGDEPQLGGVPGVLVGQPKAPEAIQVKYVQLDINPEQDDYSSDYSSEVGSSEEDED, encoded by the coding sequence ATGATGCAAAGCCACGCGACACCGATCCCGCCCTCTCCGGCAAGGCTCGGCCTCACCGCCACCGCTCACTCGCCCTCTCTTCCCCCCAATCCGAATCCGAGCGCtaaccctaaccctaaacccactttgccatcttcttcctcctccaccgccGGCCAGAACTCCGCCCCTGCTATCTCTTCTGCCCTCCTCTCCCTCCTCCCCCCTCTTCCCCGCGCCCAGTCCATCCTCCCCCAGCTGGCCGCCCTCGCCTCCAAGCTCTTCGATCTATCCCCCAATCGCTCCGTCTGGCTCGCCGCCTACCGCGGTAACCTCCCGAACTTTTCCAACGAGCTCAAGTCGTCTGCCACCGTTCCCCTACCAGCCTCCACCAAGGACCTGCTCGCTCACTTCGCATCCCTCCAGGACCAACTCTCCGACGCCATCGCCGAGCTCCAGAAGATACTCGATCTGCAGGACACCCGCGCTAAGGTCGCCCGCGAGGTAGTCTCCAAAGATTCGGCCCTTCTCGCCTTCACTAAGAAAATACGAGAGGCTGAACAAGTTCTGGACCAGCTCGTCGACGACTACGCTGACTATCGCAGTGATCCCAAGCGCCCTAGATACGACGGCAATTCTTGTTATACATCATCCTCGTTGGACTTGGAAGATATTTTGTCTTACGCCCATCGTATTAGCTACACTACCTTCGCCCCACCGGAGCATGGGGCAGGGCTTGCCCCGCTTCGTGGTGCGCTGCCACCTGCGCCTCAGGAGAACGAGATGCGAGCGTCGCAGTTATATCACTTTGCTGACCTCGATATCGGGCTGCCGAAGAAAGCTGCGCCAGAGGCGAAGGAAAGGGCTGCGGACGGTGTGCCAGAGATTTCATTGCAGCCTACTCCGCCCAGGGAGGATGTGCCAGTGGCGATTCTGCCGCCATTGCTTCCTATTGCAGTGCCTCCAGGTTGGAGGAAGGGAATGCCTGTGGAGTTACCTACGGAGCTCCCACCTGTTCCTCCTGGATGGAAACCAGGGGATCCAGTTACGTTGCCATTAGATGGAGTTGTGGTAGGTAATAAAGGAGATGAGCCGCAATTGGGTGGTGTTCCTGGTGTATTAGTCGGGCAACCAAAGGCGCCAGAGGCCATTCAGGTCAAGTATGTGCAGCTTGATATAAATCCAGAACAGGATGATTATAGTAGTGATTATAGCAGTGAGGTGGGGAGCTCAGAGGAGGATGAAGACTGA